The following are encoded in a window of Haloarcula laminariae genomic DNA:
- a CDS encoding carbohydrate ABC transporter permease — protein MSTKKSRLDRLRRSLGLETDNEWPSVVRERLGAYVLLSVYLVVIWFPIYYIFITSIKPSAEVLSLPITFIPRDPTIGNYVDIFTNRPFDNYTINSVIIATTTTVICVTLGTLTGYSFSRYDFMGNKTLLLSIVGARMIPPIALIVPFFQIMSSPPLIGGITGSLYDTRLALILTYTFFNLPFAVWIMKNYFDGVPESLDEQARIDGCSRWEAFFKIILPMAKPGIAATAILAFIFSWNEFVFALVLTSSETAQTLPIAVSLFVADDFVDWAHLAAGGMIAAVPGILFGLFFQQYIVSGLTQGAVKE, from the coding sequence ATGAGCACCAAGAAATCGAGACTCGACCGCCTCCGTCGGTCGCTGGGACTGGAGACAGACAACGAGTGGCCGTCCGTCGTACGCGAACGGCTGGGAGCCTACGTGTTGCTCTCGGTGTACCTCGTCGTCATCTGGTTCCCGATCTACTACATCTTCATCACGAGCATCAAGCCCTCGGCTGAAGTGTTGTCGCTCCCGATTACGTTCATCCCGCGGGACCCGACAATCGGGAACTACGTGGACATCTTCACGAATCGTCCATTCGACAACTACACGATAAACAGCGTCATCATCGCGACGACCACCACGGTCATCTGCGTGACGCTGGGGACGCTGACGGGATACTCCTTCTCCCGTTACGACTTCATGGGCAACAAGACGCTCCTGCTGTCTATCGTCGGTGCGCGGATGATTCCGCCCATCGCGCTCATCGTCCCGTTCTTCCAGATCATGTCGAGCCCGCCGCTCATCGGCGGTATCACGGGGAGCCTGTACGACACGCGCCTGGCGCTGATACTCACGTACACCTTCTTCAACCTCCCCTTCGCGGTCTGGATTATGAAGAACTACTTCGACGGCGTTCCCGAGTCGCTGGACGAGCAGGCCCGCATCGACGGCTGCTCGCGGTGGGAGGCCTTCTTCAAGATCATCCTCCCGATGGCCAAGCCCGGTATCGCGGCGACGGCCATCCTCGCCTTCATCTTCTCGTGGAACGAGTTCGTCTTCGCACTGGTCCTCACGTCTTCCGAAACGGCCCAGACGCTCCCCATCGCGGTGTCGCTGTTCGTCGCGGACGACTTCGTTGACTGGGCGCACCTGGCCGCCGGCGGGATGATAGCTGCCGTGCCCGGAATCCTGTTTGGACTGTTCTTCCAGCAGTACATCGTGAGCGGACTGACGCAAGGAGCTGTCAAGGAGTAA
- a CDS encoding lipoyl protein ligase domain-containing protein, giving the protein MRLLRGRVNDHERDHERTRQMVARTATDAEPALRIWRPPRQVAFGRRDRRAEGYDRARVAARDRGYAVLEREVGGRAVAYTGSTVAFALAEPTADSREGIGDRYDRVSGAVQTALAAVGVDASEGEPAGSFCPGVHSLRAGGKLVGIAQRVRQDVALTGGIVVVRDRAAIGDVLAPVYDALGVSFDPDSVGSVAHAGGDTAGVLDALATALVGDRTVTARDRIRDT; this is encoded by the coding sequence ATGCGACTGCTCCGGGGACGGGTGAACGACCACGAGCGAGACCACGAACGGACCCGGCAGATGGTCGCCCGGACCGCTACCGATGCCGAGCCCGCCCTGCGAATCTGGCGCCCGCCCCGACAGGTCGCCTTCGGACGGCGGGACCGACGGGCCGAGGGGTACGACCGCGCCCGTGTAGCGGCCCGTGACCGCGGCTACGCCGTCCTCGAACGCGAGGTCGGCGGCCGGGCCGTCGCCTACACCGGTTCGACCGTCGCGTTCGCGCTCGCCGAGCCGACGGCCGACAGTCGCGAGGGTATCGGCGACCGGTACGACCGCGTGAGCGGTGCCGTCCAAACCGCCCTCGCGGCCGTCGGCGTCGACGCCAGTGAGGGGGAACCGGCCGGCTCGTTCTGTCCCGGCGTCCACTCGCTGCGGGCCGGCGGCAAGCTCGTCGGCATCGCCCAGCGCGTCCGGCAGGACGTGGCGCTGACTGGCGGCATCGTCGTGGTCCGTGACCGCGCCGCCATCGGCGACGTGCTCGCTCCCGTCTACGACGCGCTGGGTGTCTCGTTCGACCCGGATAGCGTCGGGAGCGTCGCCCACGCCGGCGGCGATACTGCCGGAGTACTCGACGCCCTCGCGACGGCGCTCGTCGGTGACCGGACGGTCACCGCCCGCGACCGCATCCGAGACACTTAG
- a CDS encoding Hvo_1808 family surface protein, translating to MRRALALALALLVALAGCSVPFLGHPEEPPGGDTIGWENGYWYDDPVDVTTDDGLNESELDAVTARAMARVERIRDREFESTVPVDVISRAEYRNRSRSNGSAGPGGDPWNDQVWEALLLVGESEGSDEAISDTQGNSVLGYYSSGEDRIVVVSETDTPVVDRKTLSHELVHALQDQQFGLGGSPRTQDTQLSHSGVIEGEANYIQNTYEQRCENRWSCIGTPARDGGGGGGGGRDNPGVFTVLIQPYISGPGFVDRVYERGGWDAVDALHGDYPDSSEQVIHPERYPDETPVSVTVADRSNAEWDRFDRDPVGDTVGEASVFATMYHNDRTSADRHSYVSRPSEGWAGDTVVPYRDGSGGGGYVWESRWDTERDARQFADAYRGALTEEHGASNPRGDVYVVPDGPFADAFRVVREGRTVRIVNGPTVSDLDGIHRSN from the coding sequence ATGCGTAGGGCGCTCGCGCTGGCTCTCGCCTTGCTGGTCGCGCTCGCGGGCTGCTCGGTACCGTTTCTGGGCCATCCCGAGGAGCCCCCCGGCGGGGACACGATCGGCTGGGAGAACGGCTACTGGTACGACGACCCGGTCGACGTGACGACGGACGACGGGCTCAACGAGAGCGAACTGGACGCCGTCACCGCCCGGGCGATGGCCCGCGTCGAGCGGATTCGCGACCGGGAGTTCGAGTCGACGGTCCCCGTTGACGTCATCTCGCGGGCCGAGTACCGCAACCGCTCGCGCTCGAACGGGAGCGCCGGACCCGGCGGGGACCCCTGGAACGACCAGGTGTGGGAGGCGCTGTTGCTCGTCGGCGAGAGCGAGGGGAGCGACGAGGCCATCAGCGACACGCAGGGCAACTCGGTGCTGGGGTACTACTCGTCCGGCGAGGACCGAATCGTCGTCGTCAGCGAGACCGACACGCCGGTCGTCGACCGGAAGACCCTCTCGCACGAACTCGTCCACGCCCTGCAGGACCAGCAGTTCGGGCTCGGCGGGTCGCCCCGGACCCAGGACACGCAGCTGTCACACAGCGGCGTCATCGAGGGCGAGGCGAACTACATCCAGAACACGTACGAACAGCGCTGTGAGAACCGTTGGAGCTGCATCGGGACGCCCGCACGTGACGGCGGTGGTGGCGGTGGGGGCGGCCGCGACAACCCCGGCGTCTTCACCGTCCTCATCCAGCCCTACATCAGCGGGCCGGGCTTCGTCGACAGGGTCTACGAGCGCGGCGGCTGGGACGCCGTCGACGCGCTCCACGGCGACTACCCCGACAGCTCCGAGCAGGTCATCCACCCCGAACGCTACCCCGACGAGACGCCCGTCTCGGTGACTGTCGCCGACCGCTCGAACGCCGAGTGGGACCGCTTCGACCGCGACCCCGTCGGCGACACGGTCGGGGAGGCCTCCGTCTTCGCGACGATGTATCACAACGACCGGACGAGCGCCGACCGTCACAGCTACGTGAGCCGACCCTCGGAGGGGTGGGCCGGCGACACGGTGGTCCCCTACCGGGACGGCTCGGGCGGCGGCGGTTACGTCTGGGAGAGCCGCTGGGACACCGAGCGCGACGCCCGCCAGTTCGCGGACGCCTATCGGGGCGCGCTGACCGAGGAACACGGCGCCAGCAACCCGCGGGGGGACGTCTACGTGGTCCCCGACGGTCCGTTCGCGGACGCCTTCCGCGTCGTCCGCGAGGGGCGGACGGTCCGCATCGTCAACGGACCGACGGTCTCCGACCTGGACGGGATTCACCGCTCGAACTGA
- a CDS encoding sugar ABC transporter substrate-binding protein, with the protein MQKKRARSRRRFLKGAGVASTVGLAGCGGILGNGSETTADEIVFYNAGSLEFDPGTEDNIKRFEEETGISVEVNEVPWNNLKTSLTTIWRNQDSQVDAFNGPTWWLADFVSSEWLEPLELGDEHMGKFPDSLSELVTFDGSTYMAPEFGKWGTYLYDQQYLSDQGFDSPPDTWDEVLNQGEQLSQGDKAGFGYTWGGKSVFTFKQFLYQAGGQLFNDSNEPVFRDAGVEALEFFSQLRERGISPDGVSSLGEGGIGDNFVAGQYATVESWTPLGSRALDEWEDGRLGSAKPPKGPESRATFQDTNGISVSAFSERKDAAKQFAEFMTSRESAKNNMLVEGNPCVVPDVYEDDEIQSEYPSWLLEDMRFNLENAKSETYMAQPQVDDYLNEQITPALLGNKDPQTALDDAFSNIERLYQDIGLI; encoded by the coding sequence ATGCAAAAGAAACGCGCTCGGAGTCGACGGCGGTTCCTCAAAGGTGCGGGTGTCGCAAGTACAGTCGGGCTCGCCGGCTGTGGCGGTATCCTCGGTAACGGTTCGGAGACGACGGCTGACGAGATCGTGTTCTACAACGCGGGGTCCCTGGAGTTCGACCCCGGTACGGAGGACAACATCAAGCGGTTCGAGGAGGAGACCGGTATCAGCGTCGAGGTCAACGAAGTCCCCTGGAACAACCTGAAAACGAGCCTCACGACCATCTGGCGGAACCAGGACTCCCAGGTCGACGCGTTCAACGGCCCGACCTGGTGGCTCGCGGACTTCGTCAGCTCGGAGTGGCTCGAACCGCTCGAACTGGGCGACGAGCACATGGGCAAGTTCCCCGACTCGCTGTCCGAGCTGGTCACGTTCGACGGCAGCACCTACATGGCCCCCGAGTTCGGGAAGTGGGGCACCTACCTCTACGACCAGCAGTACCTGAGCGACCAGGGCTTTGACTCCCCGCCGGACACGTGGGACGAGGTGCTCAACCAGGGCGAACAGCTCTCGCAGGGCGATAAGGCCGGCTTCGGGTACACCTGGGGCGGAAAGTCCGTGTTCACGTTCAAGCAGTTCCTCTACCAGGCCGGCGGTCAGCTGTTCAACGACAGCAACGAGCCGGTGTTCCGCGACGCCGGCGTCGAGGCGCTGGAGTTCTTCAGCCAGCTCCGCGAACGCGGCATCAGCCCCGACGGGGTCTCCAGCCTCGGTGAGGGTGGCATCGGCGACAACTTCGTCGCCGGCCAGTACGCCACCGTCGAGTCGTGGACGCCGCTCGGTTCGCGAGCCCTCGACGAGTGGGAGGATGGCCGACTCGGCAGCGCCAAGCCGCCCAAGGGCCCCGAGAGCCGCGCGACCTTCCAGGACACGAACGGTATCAGCGTCTCGGCGTTCTCGGAGCGCAAAGACGCCGCAAAGCAGTTCGCCGAGTTCATGACGAGCCGCGAGTCCGCCAAGAACAACATGCTCGTCGAGGGCAACCCCTGTGTCGTGCCCGACGTCTACGAGGACGACGAGATTCAGAGCGAGTACCCGTCCTGGCTGCTCGAGGACATGCGGTTCAACCTGGAGAACGCGAAGAGCGAGACCTACATGGCACAGCCACAGGTCGACGACTACCTCAACGAGCAGATCACGCCGGCGCTGCTCGGCAACAAGGACCCCCAGACCGCGCTCGACGACGCGTTCAGCAACATCGAGCGGCTCTACCAGGACATCGGCCTCATCTGA
- a CDS encoding Hvo_1808 family surface protein, protein MRREFAVVCCAVILLLAGCQGLDAGTSAETPTDTEYVNTTTVVLDGGNLTDGGTTRPDPERDRLGWENGYWHNDSLNVSNGDGLNESELSAVVNRSMARVEYVRGLEFEGAVPVRTVSRASYRNRSANASHGDALRTFDNAKFEALFLVGEDTDSIETQESALGASVLGYYSPSLDEIVIVTDSETPRISEKTLSHELVHALQDQRFDLASNASTRDGLQGRNALIEGDAKATETAYMDRCGTNWSCVTVGQSGGAAGDTHFGVSYMLYFPYSDGSSFVATLRERGGWDAVNDAYGDVPDGAREVITPSDYPEWEPRNVTIPQPPSGDWERVRPSTDRDRPDYATVGPSAIAASLAYTTGDGYNDSSVVSQSQLADYRTVRSDPYNYDLPGTSGWDGGRMQVYTKDGETGYVWRTTWSDDASAERFAAAWARVIQHWGGERTADGNWVIDGGSPFADAVAVRVDGDTVTVVNAPTEAELSELYDA, encoded by the coding sequence ATGCGACGTGAGTTCGCGGTCGTCTGCTGTGCTGTGATACTCCTCCTTGCGGGCTGTCAGGGGCTGGACGCGGGGACATCCGCGGAGACGCCGACCGACACCGAGTACGTCAACACCACCACGGTCGTCCTCGACGGCGGGAACCTGACCGACGGGGGGACCACCCGCCCGGACCCCGAACGCGACCGACTGGGCTGGGAGAACGGCTACTGGCACAACGACTCGCTGAACGTCTCGAACGGCGACGGGCTCAACGAGAGCGAACTGTCGGCCGTGGTCAACCGGTCGATGGCCCGCGTCGAGTACGTCCGCGGTCTGGAGTTCGAGGGGGCCGTTCCCGTCAGGACCGTCTCGCGGGCGTCCTACCGGAACCGGAGCGCCAACGCGAGCCACGGCGACGCGCTCCGGACCTTCGACAACGCGAAGTTCGAGGCGCTGTTCCTCGTCGGCGAGGACACCGACTCCATCGAGACCCAGGAGAGCGCGCTCGGTGCCAGCGTCCTGGGGTACTACAGCCCGTCGCTGGACGAAATCGTCATCGTCACCGATTCGGAGACGCCCAGAATCAGCGAGAAGACTCTCTCGCACGAACTCGTCCACGCGCTCCAAGACCAGCGCTTCGACCTGGCGAGCAACGCCAGCACGCGCGACGGCCTGCAGGGGCGAAACGCGCTCATCGAGGGCGACGCCAAGGCGACCGAGACCGCGTACATGGACCGCTGTGGGACGAACTGGTCGTGCGTCACGGTCGGGCAGTCCGGCGGCGCCGCCGGTGACACGCACTTCGGGGTCTCCTACATGCTCTATTTCCCCTACAGCGACGGGTCGTCGTTCGTCGCCACCCTCCGAGAACGGGGCGGCTGGGACGCGGTGAACGACGCCTACGGCGACGTGCCCGACGGCGCGCGCGAGGTCATCACTCCCTCCGACTACCCCGAGTGGGAGCCCCGCAACGTGACGATACCACAGCCCCCGAGCGGCGACTGGGAGCGGGTGCGCCCCTCGACCGACCGCGACCGGCCCGACTACGCCACCGTCGGCCCGTCGGCCATCGCCGCGTCGCTGGCCTACACGACGGGCGACGGCTACAACGACTCCTCGGTCGTCAGCCAGTCACAGCTGGCCGACTACCGGACCGTTCGGTCGGACCCGTACAACTACGACCTGCCGGGGACGAGCGGCTGGGACGGCGGCCGGATGCAGGTGTACACGAAGGACGGCGAGACGGGCTACGTCTGGCGGACGACCTGGAGCGACGACGCGTCGGCCGAGCGGTTCGCGGCCGCGTGGGCGCGCGTCATCCAGCACTGGGGCGGGGAGCGCACCGCGGACGGGAACTGGGTCATCGACGGGGGGAGTCCGTTCGCCGACGCCGTCGCCGTCCGCGTCGATGGCGACACCGTCACCGTGGTGAACGCCCCGACGGAGGCAGAGCTTTCCGAACTGTACGATGCGTAG
- a CDS encoding dihydroorotase produces MLIRNATLADGRQRDVRVRGETIAEVGRGLSDDDERTVDVSGKRLFPGMIDAHVHFRQPGYPHKETWASGSRAAAAGGVTCVVDQPNTDPPTVDGTAFDEKTEFAADSLVDWGLNGGVTADWDPKSLFERRLFALGEVFLADSTGDMGIERGLFEEALAAATDAGVTVTVHAEDADYFNDDATVRDDADAWSAYRTAEAEERAVRRACEAAKQVGARIHIAHTSTPEGIDIAADAGMTTEVTPHHLLLSRRDLRELDTYGRMNPPLRREKRRRGVYERVADGTVDMIATDHAPHTRAEKDASIWDAPSGVPGVETALPLLLAEAADPDTALGYERVRDLTATNPAAVFDIPQKGAIEPGRDADLVLVDTTETTEIRADERHTDCGWTPFEGFDAVFPEWTMVRGTTVFERGEARSASDGSSGAERSSADQSSGRSPRDDGDDTEPRDDAEGDVFYDHAGENARDADGELIG; encoded by the coding sequence ATGCTCATCCGCAACGCCACACTCGCGGACGGCCGACAGCGGGACGTCCGGGTGCGCGGCGAGACCATCGCCGAGGTCGGTCGGGGCCTCTCGGACGATGACGAGCGCACCGTCGACGTCTCGGGCAAGCGGCTGTTCCCGGGGATGATAGACGCCCACGTCCACTTTCGCCAGCCGGGCTACCCCCACAAGGAGACGTGGGCCAGCGGCTCCCGCGCGGCGGCCGCCGGCGGCGTGACCTGCGTGGTCGACCAGCCAAACACCGACCCGCCGACCGTCGACGGCACGGCCTTCGACGAGAAGACCGAGTTCGCCGCGGACTCGCTCGTCGACTGGGGCCTCAACGGCGGCGTCACTGCCGACTGGGACCCCAAAAGCCTGTTCGAGCGCCGCCTGTTCGCGCTCGGCGAGGTGTTCCTGGCCGACTCGACCGGCGATATGGGTATCGAGCGCGGGCTGTTCGAGGAGGCCCTGGCGGCGGCCACCGACGCGGGCGTCACGGTGACGGTCCACGCCGAGGACGCCGACTACTTCAACGACGACGCGACGGTCCGGGACGATGCCGACGCATGGAGCGCCTACCGAACCGCAGAGGCCGAGGAGCGCGCCGTCCGCCGCGCCTGCGAGGCCGCGAAACAGGTCGGCGCCCGCATCCACATCGCCCACACCTCGACGCCGGAGGGCATCGATATCGCCGCCGACGCGGGGATGACGACGGAAGTGACGCCCCATCACCTCCTGCTCTCGCGCCGCGACCTGCGGGAGCTTGACACCTACGGGCGGATGAACCCGCCCCTGCGCCGCGAGAAGCGCCGGCGCGGAGTGTACGAGCGGGTCGCCGACGGCACCGTGGATATGATCGCGACCGACCACGCACCACACACGAGAGCGGAGAAGGACGCCAGTATCTGGGACGCCCCCTCCGGGGTGCCGGGCGTCGAGACGGCGTTGCCGCTCCTGCTCGCGGAGGCCGCCGACCCCGATACCGCGCTGGGCTACGAACGGGTCCGGGACCTGACCGCGACGAACCCGGCCGCCGTCTTCGATATCCCGCAGAAGGGCGCCATCGAGCCCGGGAGAGACGCCGACCTCGTGCTGGTCGACACCACCGAGACGACCGAAATCCGGGCCGACGAGCGCCACACCGACTGCGGCTGGACGCCCTTCGAGGGGTTCGATGCCGTCTTCCCGGAGTGGACGATGGTCCGGGGAACGACGGTGTTCGAGCGCGGCGAGGCGCGGAGCGCCTCGGACGGGTCGAGTGGCGCGGAGCGGAGCTCCGCGGACCAATCGAGCGGGCGGAGCCCGCGAGATGACGGCGACGACACGGAACCGCGAGACGACGCCGAGGGCGACGTGTTCTACGACCACGCGGGCGAGAACGCCCGCGACGCCGACGGCGAGCTTATCGGGTAG
- a CDS encoding nicotinate phosphoribosyltransferase: MTETFDIIPPEAITSGRATDAYFERTIEALDHAGRNPDVVAEVTADQFPTGEWHLLAGLKDAAALLEGRALDADALPEGTLFDGGPVLRIEGPYREFCRLETALLGFLSHPTGVATRALEARRAAPDSTVLSFGSRHVHPSLGALVERSALLGGLDGFSNIAAGDVIGREAGGTMPHALMICFGRGEQEQAWRAFDEAVPESTPRIALVDTYSDEVDEALRAAEAVDDLDGVRLDTTGSRRGDFRHIVREVRWSLDAAGHGDLDIFCSGGLGPADLRELRDVADGFGVGSYVSNADPLDFALDVVEVDGELAAKRGKLTGTKSVYRTEDGGHHIGLADRAGPDGATSLMEPLVRDGEVVREFDLDATIERAAADADRVGFGAD; the protein is encoded by the coding sequence ATGACCGAGACGTTCGACATTATCCCACCGGAAGCGATCACCTCGGGGCGCGCGACGGACGCGTACTTCGAGCGGACGATAGAGGCGCTCGACCACGCCGGCCGGAACCCCGACGTCGTCGCGGAGGTGACGGCCGACCAGTTCCCGACCGGCGAGTGGCACCTGCTGGCCGGCCTGAAAGACGCCGCGGCGCTACTGGAAGGGCGGGCCCTCGACGCCGACGCACTGCCCGAGGGGACGTTGTTCGACGGCGGGCCGGTCCTGCGAATCGAGGGCCCCTACCGCGAGTTCTGCCGGCTGGAAACGGCGCTTTTGGGCTTTCTCTCGCACCCGACCGGCGTGGCGACGCGCGCCCTGGAGGCCCGCCGGGCGGCCCCCGACTCGACGGTGCTGTCCTTTGGCTCCCGGCACGTCCATCCGTCGCTGGGCGCGCTGGTCGAGCGGTCGGCCCTGCTGGGCGGGCTGGACGGGTTCTCGAACATCGCCGCCGGCGACGTCATCGGTCGGGAGGCCGGGGGGACGATGCCCCACGCGCTCATGATATGCTTCGGCCGCGGCGAGCAGGAGCAGGCGTGGCGGGCCTTCGACGAGGCGGTTCCCGAGTCGACTCCCCGCATCGCCCTGGTCGACACCTACTCGGACGAGGTCGACGAGGCGTTGCGGGCGGCCGAGGCCGTCGACGACCTCGACGGCGTCCGCCTCGATACGACGGGGTCCCGGCGGGGCGATTTCCGCCACATCGTCCGCGAGGTCCGCTGGTCGCTCGACGCCGCCGGCCACGGGGACCTCGATATCTTCTGTTCGGGCGGGCTCGGGCCCGCGGACCTGCGCGAGCTCCGGGACGTGGCCGACGGCTTCGGCGTCGGGAGCTACGTCTCGAACGCCGACCCGCTGGATTTCGCCCTCGACGTCGTGGAGGTCGACGGCGAGCTCGCGGCCAAGCGCGGCAAGCTGACCGGGACGAAGTCGGTGTATCGGACCGAGGACGGCGGCCACCACATCGGGCTGGCCGACCGCGCCGGTCCCGACGGCGCCACGTCGCTCATGGAACCGCTTGTCCGTGACGGGGAGGTCGTCCGGGAGTTCGACCTCGACGCGACCATCGAGCGGGCCGCCGCGGACGCCGACCGCGTGGGGTTCGGGGCCGACTAA
- a CDS encoding cysteine hydrolase family protein produces the protein MQLDPQQTALVVVDMQNGFCHPDGSLYAPDSEAAIEPVTGLVDRARGAGASVVFTRDVHPPEQFEDAHYYDEFDRWGEHVLEGSWEAELVAELDPRDDDLVVEKHTYDAFHETQLAGWLDAHGVKDLVVCGTLANVCVLHTASSAGLRDYRPVLAEDAIGFIEEDHREYALEHADWLFGEVVERREVDFE, from the coding sequence GTGCAACTGGACCCACAGCAGACGGCCCTCGTGGTCGTCGACATGCAGAACGGCTTCTGTCACCCCGACGGGAGCCTCTACGCACCGGACAGCGAGGCGGCCATCGAGCCCGTCACGGGGCTCGTCGACCGCGCCCGCGGCGCCGGCGCGAGCGTCGTCTTCACCCGCGACGTCCACCCGCCCGAGCAGTTCGAGGACGCCCACTACTACGACGAGTTCGACCGCTGGGGCGAACACGTCCTCGAAGGCTCCTGGGAGGCCGAACTGGTCGCGGAACTCGACCCCCGGGACGACGACCTCGTGGTGGAGAAACACACCTACGACGCCTTCCACGAGACCCAGCTTGCGGGGTGGCTCGACGCCCACGGCGTCAAGGACCTCGTCGTCTGTGGGACGCTCGCGAACGTCTGCGTGCTCCATACGGCCTCCAGCGCCGGGCTACGGGATTACCGCCCCGTCCTCGCCGAGGACGCCATCGGTTTCATCGAGGAAGACCACCGGGAGTACGCCTTAGAGCACGCCGACTGGCTCTTCGGCGAGGTCGTCGAGCGCCGCGAGGTCGACTTCGAGTGA
- a CDS encoding carbohydrate ABC transporter permease, producing the protein MSTEKQPLRRKLDKLFIPLTVGPTLLWIAAIIVYPTVKLIINSFQFRNPVTNEMEFVGLRNFERLLFAREGANAAFGGFSQEFVAITRNTIVYVGFSVTISFVLGLGIALLLHKDLKGRSWFRTAVIVPWILPYVMSGLMWRWMFQADFGAINGALQQMGVISGNIPFLSNGALAMAALIVADVWVFTPFIVIILLAGLQNVPEQLYDAAEVDGASRWSRFWNVTYPFLKPSIMVALTIRIIFDLRALDLVWVMTGGGPGKATEVWASWLYRTAQVFNSPGPGAALGVVLLVVTFAIVATLYKIFGESPYEA; encoded by the coding sequence ATGTCAACAGAAAAACAACCGCTTCGTCGCAAACTCGACAAGCTGTTCATCCCGCTGACCGTCGGGCCGACGCTGTTGTGGATTGCGGCGATAATCGTCTATCCGACGGTAAAGCTGATCATCAACAGCTTCCAGTTCCGGAACCCGGTGACAAACGAGATGGAGTTCGTCGGGCTCCGGAACTTCGAGCGGCTACTGTTCGCACGGGAGGGGGCCAACGCCGCGTTCGGGGGCTTCAGTCAGGAGTTCGTCGCGATCACGAGGAACACGATAGTGTATGTCGGTTTCAGCGTCACTATCTCCTTCGTGCTGGGGCTGGGAATCGCGCTGTTGTTACACAAGGACCTCAAGGGCCGTAGCTGGTTCCGGACGGCGGTTATCGTCCCCTGGATTCTCCCCTACGTGATGAGCGGGCTGATGTGGCGCTGGATGTTCCAGGCCGACTTCGGTGCGATAAACGGGGCCCTCCAGCAGATGGGGGTCATCTCCGGGAACATCCCGTTCCTCTCGAACGGGGCACTGGCGATGGCGGCGCTCATCGTCGCCGACGTCTGGGTGTTTACGCCCTTCATCGTCATCATCCTGCTCGCGGGGCTCCAGAACGTCCCGGAACAGCTGTACGACGCGGCCGAAGTCGACGGGGCCAGCCGCTGGTCGCGGTTCTGGAACGTCACGTACCCGTTCCTGAAGCCGTCGATTATGGTCGCGCTGACTATCCGCATCATCTTCGACCTCCGAGCGCTCGACCTCGTCTGGGTGATGACCGGGGGCGGTCCCGGGAAGGCCACTGAAGTGTGGGCCTCCTGGCTGTACCGCACCGCACAGGTCTTCAACTCGCCCGGACCCGGCGCGGCGCTGGGTGTCGTCCTACTGGTCGTGACGTTCGCCATCGTGGCCACGCTGTACAAGATATTCGGCGAATCACCCTACGAAGCATGA